The stretch of DNA TGGCTTAATTAAAAAAATATTTATTTAGATTAATTAAATTTTATCTGGACAAGATATGGATATCAAAAATAAAGATTTGAAAATATTCTGCATTCTGGTTGTAGTGGTGCTCATTGCGGCCGCCATTGCGATCCTGGCATTTTCCTGGGGGCCCGAGGAAAGCAGTGGCTACGATAATCAGGCCGGTCCGACAGCAGGTAGCGGAAAAGATTATTTTTCATCGAAAGCCCTGCCCGAATATGCCGAAGGCTTCGAAGTGGAATACCATGACAACTACAAAGTCCTCAGCATTATAGACCCCTGGGGGCGGGAATCAGGAAACCGCACCTACCTGCTCGTGCAAAAAGGGACTGAGGTTCCTGCCGGATACGACGATGCCGCGGTATTCTATATTCCGGTCGAAAGTGTTGCCGCCCTCTCGACTACCCAGATCCCGCATATCGCAAATATCGGAGAGATCGACACTATAAAGATCGTCAGCAATATCCAGTACATCAATAACCCGGAGATAATCGATCACTACGACGAAGGGCTCATTCATGATGTCAGCACGGCGGACAGCAGCATGACAAGCGGGCTGGACGCCGAGATCCTGATCGATGCAGAGCCCGATGCGGTCTTCGTCTCGGCTATGGAAAACCCGGATTATGACGACAGCTCAAAGATCAGGGAGCTCGGATTAAAACCGGTCATCGTCAGTGAATATATGGAGAAAACTCCTCTTGCCCGTGCCGAATGGATAAAATATTTCTCGCTCTTCTACAACAGGGAGGAAGAGGCCAACGCCCTTTTCGACGAGATAGTGTCCAGGTATGATAACGTCTCCGCGAAAGCGAAAGGAGTCGGTGAAAAACCAACCGTATTCTCCGGGAATGATTACTACGGCACCTGGTATATGCCGGGCGGAGAGAGCTACGTAGCACAGTTGATCGAAGACGCCGGAGCGGACTATCTCTGGTCCGATGATAATTCAACCGGCTCGATCCCGCTCGACTTCGAGGCCGTTTACGACACGGCCGCAGACGCGGACTACTGGATCAATATGGGAACCGCGAACACGGCCGGAGAACTGCTTGCTGAGGACGAAAGATACTCCAAATTCGATGCCTTCCAAAACGACAGCTTATATAACAACAATGCAAGGGTGAACGAATTCGGCGGAAACGACTACTGGGAATCGGGCGTAGCGAGACCTGACCTCGTGCTGATGGACCTGATTAAGATATTCCACCCGGAGATCCTGCCCGATCATGAACTGTACTATTATAAGCACATCGAATAAAACGGAGAATCCTGATTGACATTACCTGCGGCGTGCAAAATTTCGGGGATACTCTTCCCCGCAGCTTTATTGATCCTGATAACTCTCTTCGTCCTCGATCTCGTCCTGGGGTCGGTAAATATCCCTATAGAATCGATTATCTCGATCATCACGGGGGCGGAGACGAAGGATACGTGGATCAATATATTTTATGACTGGAGGCTCCCCAAGACGCTGACCGCTCTCCTTGCAGGCGCTTCGCTTTCCGTCGCAGGTCTCCTCATGCAGACGCTCTTCAGGAATCCGCTCGCAGGGCCGTATATTCTCGGGATAAGTTCGGGGGCAAGCCTCGGCGTCGCAATAGTGATAATGGCCGGAGGGATTTCAGGATCGATTGTTGCATCGACCCTCGGGCTCTTCGGGAATCTCGGGATTGCAGTTGCCGCAACTGCAGGGTCGGCAGTTGTCATGATATTGCTTCTTTTCGCCTCGAGAAAGATCGAGAGCAATATCACGATACTGATAATCGGCATGATGTTCGGGTACATCACAAGCTCTATCGTCTCCGTTCTGATGCAGTTCTCTGCTTCCGAGACGATGCAGTCTTACGTATACTGGTCGTTCGGAAGCTTCTCGGGCGTGACCTGGTCGCAGCTCTTCATACTTCTTATAGCTTCGATAGCCGGACTGGTGATCTCCTTCCTGCTGGTAAAGCCGCTTAATGCACTGCTCCTGGGGGACAAATATGCAGTCAGCATGGGGATCGATTACAAAAAAATCAGGTATATAATAATCATAAACACCTCGCTCCTTGCGGGAATCGTCACCGCGTTCTGCGGCCCGATCGGGTTTCTGGGAGTCGCAGTCCCGCATCTCTGCAGGAGCCTGTTCGTTACGGGAAACCACAGGACACTTGTCCCTGCATGCATCATCATGGGTGGTATAATCGCAATAGCCTCGGACATAATCGCACAGGTGCCCGGGACCGGGCTGGTCCTTCCCCTTAACGCAGTCACGGCACTATTCGGTGCGCCGGTCATCATATGGATTATCCTGAGGGGCACGAAATACGGACGGGGGATCTCCACGTGAACTCCCCTGAACTCCTTTCATGCAGGAACCTCGCCATCGGCTATTCCAGCAAAAAGGGAGGAGTAAAGAGAGTCTCCGAAAACCTGAACATCACCCTGGAGAAGGGCGAACTCGTTTCGCTCATCGGCCCGAATGGATCGGGCAAATCCACGCTGATCAGGACACTCACTGCTCTCCAGCCGTCCCTCGAAGGCGAAGTCCGCATCAATGGCAGGGATATCAGGTCTTTCTCGCCCGAAGAAAAAGCGAAGACCATGAGTGTTGTGCTTACGACTCCGGTGCAGGCCGGAAACATGAAGGCATTCGACATAGTTGCGCTCGGAAGATACCCTTATACGAACTGGGCGGGGAGCCTGGGAGCAAAAGACGAAGAGGCGGTAATGAACGCCCTGTCGTCTGCCGGAGCGGCGGATCTCGCCCATCGTTTCATCCATGAACTGAGCGACGGTGAGAGGCAGAAAGTAATGATTGCAAGGGCGATTGCACAGGATCCGGACCTCATGGTCCTCGACGAGCCTACGGCCTACCTGGACCTCCCGCACAAGATCGAGATCATGCGTGTCCTGAAACAGGTGGCGCATAAGTACGGAAGAACTATCCTCCTGTCGACCCACGATCTGAATCTCGCGATAAAATGCTCGGACCGGATGTGGATAATGAAGGGCGGCGGGGAGTTCAGGTCTGGAACACCGGAGGACCTCATACTTTCGGGAGAGCTCGAATCTGCATTCAACCTCGGAGGGGTCAGATTCGACAGGATGAAGGGGGACTTTACGATACCTGTCGAAAAGACCGGGATGGTGCTCCTGAAGGGAGAGCAGTCCGCCGAGTATACATGGACTGTGAACGCCCTGGAAAGGACGGGCATAGAGATTGCCGGGGGGCCAGGGCAACCGGATGAACCGGGCAGTCCTGAAGATTCATGCATAATCTCCATAGAAAAAACGGACGAGGGGACGAGATGGATTGTCAGGAAAGAGGACACCCAGTTCGGGATGACATGCGAAAGCATAGGGGAACTTGTTTCGGCACTACTGTTCTTATTCAAAGGAGGCGGCAGCGATTAAAATTGCAGTATACGGGAAGGGAGGAATAGGGAAATCCACAATCTCGGCCAATATCTCGGCCGCACTTTCCCTAAACGGGAACAGGATCCTGCAGGTGGGCTGCGATCCCAAACACGACTCCACGAGACTGCTCCTGGGAGGCAGGGTCCCGGAGACCGTCCTCGATTATATCAGGGAAGTGGCGCCGGAACAAAGAAGTCTCGACGACATAGTCTTCTGCGGTTTCGGTAATGTCGCATGCGTCGAAGCCGGCGGCCCCGAACCCGGCGTAGGCTGTGCGGGCAGGGGCATCATCACCACGTTCGGTCTTCTGGAATCTCTCGGCCTGGGCCGGATCGATTTCGATTACGAGATATACGATGTTCTCGGCGATGTCGTATGCGGCGGGTTTGCCGTCCCCATACGAAAGGAGTACGCTGAAACGATCTATCTCGTAACTTCCGGCGAATTCATGGCGATCTATGCTGCAAACAACATCCTCAGGGGGATCAAAAACTTCGGCGATTCGCCGGAGAGGGTCGCCGGGATTATTTACAACAGCCGGAACCTGAAGGACGAAGACGAAAGGATTCGTGCATTTGCGGAAGCGGTGAAGCTGCCTGTCGTCGCCCGCATTCCGAGAAGCGATCTCTTTGCATCCGCGGAGAAAGAAGGAAAGACCGTCATAGAAGCATACCCGGATTCCCAGGAGGCTGAAATCTTCAGGGAGATTGCGGCGAATATCTCCGGGATTCGTCCAGCAGGCGGCGGAAGACTTCACGGAGCCCTTCCGCTCGACGACGAGACCCTCGAAGCCGTTGTCCTGGGCGTTCGTAAAAAGGATATTCACAAAAAAAGGACGCACCAAAAATCCGAACCGGCCAAAGCAACTACACAGAATGCATCACCTACGCCCTCATCTGCTCACTGTCCTTTCCGCCCCGGCGAAAAATGCAGCACTGATGTATCCGATAAAAAAACGGATGCCTCCGTGAACTCCCGGACGAAGTATCCTCTTCACGGCTGTGCTTTTGCAGGTGCGGCCTGCGTTACCGCACAGATAATGGATGCCTACACCATCCTTCACGGCCCTAAGAGCTGTGCCCACATGATGTGGGGAATCATCGAGAATTCACTCCTCAGGATGAACCGCCTCTACGACTTTTCCACGGATTTCGATATCACGAAAAGAACAGGGACCACTAACATGGACGACGAAGATTTCATCTTCGGCGGAGAAGCAAAACTGAGAGCTGAAATCGGGAAGGCGATCGATAACGGCTGGAAGCATATCTTCATAATAACAGCATGCCCACCCGGAATAATCGGGGACGACACATCACTCGTCGCGGAAGAGATGATGAAACAGCACCCAGGAACAACAATCGAACCTATCCCTGTCGACGGGAATATCGATGGGGATTTTTCGCAGGGATACATCCGCACGTTCGGGATAATCGCGAGGTACATCGACCGGAGCGGCGGGGGAAGAAAGGAGAATTCGGTCAATATAATCGGGGAGAAGTCGCTTGCAACAAACGAGGAGTACGACTTCGGGTCGATAAAAGATCTCCTTGACGCTATCGGGATCTCGGTGAACACCCGTTTTATTACCAGGACCGATATCGCTTCGATCAGGAATCTCGACAATGCATGCATGAACCTCCCTGCACACGGCGACTTTACCTCGGCGATGATCTCTGAGATAGTAGCCGGGAATTCCTCCCTGCCCTTTCTGAATATGCCGTTTCCGACGGGATTCGGGGAGACATCCGCGTGGCTCACGAAGATAGCGGAATTTTTCGGCAAAACGAAGAAGGCCGAAGAACTGATCGAATCCGAAGAGAAGATCTACAGGAAGAAGATCTCCGGGCTGAAGGTATCGACGAAAGGAAAGAAGCTCCTGGTCAGTACATATTCGCGGAATATCGACTGGATCATCGAACTCGCATGCGATCTCGGGATGGAGATCGTCCGCATCGGCCTTATGCATTCGCCTGAAAAAGAGCCGCTGAGAACACGGTACGAAGACCTCCCTGTAAGGGACGATTATGACCCGGAGATACGCAGAGAGGAGATCGGATTGCTCTCCCCGGACCTCGTGCTGCTCGACCGGCCGGCCCCGGGGCAGGGAGAGTATGTAAGATACGATACCATACCCTATTCCGCGGGATTCGGATTTCAGGCCGGGCTTTTCTGGGCTGAAAGATGGAGCAGGGTTATGAAACTGCCGCCTGCCGAAGAGTGGAGATATGACGGAGAGGACGTATGCTGAACTTCGACTGCGATGGATTTTACGGGACACTGTTTGCCATAGAGGGGATATCGGACGGAAGAGCAGTACTCAACGGCCCGACGGGATGCAGGGGCCACCCGGCATATTTCTCCGACCGGGTCTTTTCGAGAAACAATCCGTTCAAGAAGATAAACCCTGAAGAATTTTTCTTCTTCGGGCTGCCGAGAATACCGTTGACATATCTCGACGCCGACGATTACATCGCCGGATCAGGTGAAAAGCTGGAGGCGATACTGCCGAAGATCGCGGATATGGACGGGTCTTTTATCGCGATCGTAAATTCACCGGGAGCGTCGCTTATCGGTGACGACCTCAACAGGTTCCTGCGTGATGCAGGACTTCAGGAGAGATGCATGGCCTTCGAGAGCTCTTCGTACTCGGAAACGGTGGCAGCAGGCTTCGATGCCGCGATAGTTTCGGTACTTAAATGGCTGAAGTTAAACCGTCTCCCCGGAATCAAAAAGAGAATCAACCTGCTGGGGCTGAGCATATACCACAAGCACTGGGAGGGGACGCGGGACGAACTGGTGAAGATCTGCATGCTGATGGGGCTTGATGTCATATCTTCACCCGGCGCCGGCTCATCCGTTGCAGAGATGAAGGAATCGGCCTCCGCTTCATTTAACGTGATCGTCTTCCCTGAATATTCCGAACGGACTGCAGGATGGTACGAGGATGAACTGGGCATTCCGTCTATAAGATCCCCGCATGGGGCTCCGGTCGGTTTTTCGGCAACCGAGGAATGGATAAATACAATAGCAGATGCCACCGGCGCCGATCCCGAACCTGCGCTTGACTACATAAAAGAGATGAGAAGGATTGCTTTCCACAAACTCGGCAGGTTCTACAACGAGAGAGGATTTCCGAAGGGAATGACTTTTTCAGTCGAAGCCGACGCATCAATCGCCCTGCCGCTGGTCAGGTGGCTCTACGAATATCTCAATATGTTCCCTGTCTCGGTCTCGATCAAACCTGAAAGCGATGCCGGGTACGGCAGAACCCTCTGCGATTTTCTCGAATCGAATTCGATCGGGGAATCCCTCCGGGTCAGACCCGATGATGTCCCGTCGGATGTTTTCGTAGGCGAAGGCCTAAAGGGTTCGATATTGAGGAACAACGGCCTCTGCCTCGCGAATATCGATATCGCAAACAGGAGCGGCGATTATATCGACGTCGTGCCGAAGACTCATCTCGGCGGCGCCGGTGCACTCTACCTGCTCGAACAGATCCTTAATGCGGCCAACAGAATAAGATACAAAAACTTTTTAAATAAAAAATAATAATTTGAGTTTTAAGCTTCATGACAATAAATATTTTTATTTTTTTTTTCACGACAAATTCGATCTATTTTAACTCAAATAATTATAATTTACAATAATTCGGATCCAAAGCTTTCTAAAACAAAATAGAAATATTTTTAAGCATAAAATATACACTATTGATCGAAATATAAATCTATCCAATAGAGTGAAAGATCATGAAAGGACATGGAAACAAACCAGAAAGCCACGGAGCGGTACTTGTGGTCGCGATGGGAACGACTCAGGAGGAAGGCCGTGCAGTGGTCGACAGATGCATTGAGCTTGTGAAGAAGACGTATCCCAAGGCCGACGTCGAATTCGCATTCAATTACGAAGCGGTGAGGCTGGTCCTGAAGGAGAACGGCGAGGAAGTGCTCAGCCCGCTTGCCGCCATGACGAGACTTCTCGACAAGGGGCACTCGCAGGTCGTAGTTCAGCCGCTTTACCTCACGCCAGGAATGGGATACCACGAGCTTTACAGGATCATCGTGGCATTAAACGATCTTGCAGGAGCACACGGTGCGATCGGCTTCGACGGAATCCTCATAAGCAGACCACTGCTGATGA from Methanolacinia petrolearia DSM 11571 encodes:
- a CDS encoding ABC transporter substrate-binding protein — its product is MDIKNKDLKIFCILVVVVLIAAAIAILAFSWGPEESSGYDNQAGPTAGSGKDYFSSKALPEYAEGFEVEYHDNYKVLSIIDPWGRESGNRTYLLVQKGTEVPAGYDDAAVFYIPVESVAALSTTQIPHIANIGEIDTIKIVSNIQYINNPEIIDHYDEGLIHDVSTADSSMTSGLDAEILIDAEPDAVFVSAMENPDYDDSSKIRELGLKPVIVSEYMEKTPLARAEWIKYFSLFYNREEEANALFDEIVSRYDNVSAKAKGVGEKPTVFSGNDYYGTWYMPGGESYVAQLIEDAGADYLWSDDNSTGSIPLDFEAVYDTAADADYWINMGTANTAGELLAEDERYSKFDAFQNDSLYNNNARVNEFGGNDYWESGVARPDLVLMDLIKIFHPEILPDHELYYYKHIE
- a CDS encoding FecCD family ABC transporter permease, whose protein sequence is MTLPAACKISGILFPAALLILITLFVLDLVLGSVNIPIESIISIITGAETKDTWINIFYDWRLPKTLTALLAGASLSVAGLLMQTLFRNPLAGPYILGISSGASLGVAIVIMAGGISGSIVASTLGLFGNLGIAVAATAGSAVVMILLLFASRKIESNITILIIGMMFGYITSSIVSVLMQFSASETMQSYVYWSFGSFSGVTWSQLFILLIASIAGLVISFLLVKPLNALLLGDKYAVSMGIDYKKIRYIIIINTSLLAGIVTAFCGPIGFLGVAVPHLCRSLFVTGNHRTLVPACIIMGGIIAIASDIIAQVPGTGLVLPLNAVTALFGAPVIIWIILRGTKYGRGIST
- a CDS encoding ABC transporter ATP-binding protein, yielding MDYPEGHEIRTGDLHVNSPELLSCRNLAIGYSSKKGGVKRVSENLNITLEKGELVSLIGPNGSGKSTLIRTLTALQPSLEGEVRINGRDIRSFSPEEKAKTMSVVLTTPVQAGNMKAFDIVALGRYPYTNWAGSLGAKDEEAVMNALSSAGAADLAHRFIHELSDGERQKVMIARAIAQDPDLMVLDEPTAYLDLPHKIEIMRVLKQVAHKYGRTILLSTHDLNLAIKCSDRMWIMKGGGEFRSGTPEDLILSGELESAFNLGGVRFDRMKGDFTIPVEKTGMVLLKGEQSAEYTWTVNALERTGIEIAGGPGQPDEPGSPEDSCIISIEKTDEGTRWIVRKEDTQFGMTCESIGELVSALLFLFKGGGSD
- a CDS encoding nitrogenase component 1; translated protein: MFRHYCSYSKEAAAIKIAVYGKGGIGKSTISANISAALSLNGNRILQVGCDPKHDSTRLLLGGRVPETVLDYIREVAPEQRSLDDIVFCGFGNVACVEAGGPEPGVGCAGRGIITTFGLLESLGLGRIDFDYEIYDVLGDVVCGGFAVPIRKEYAETIYLVTSGEFMAIYAANNILRGIKNFGDSPERVAGIIYNSRNLKDEDERIRAFAEAVKLPVVARIPRSDLFASAEKEGKTVIEAYPDSQEAEIFREIAANISGIRPAGGGRLHGALPLDDETLEAVVLGVRKKDIHKKRTHQKSEPAKATTQNASPTPSSAHCPFRPGEKCSTDVSDKKTDASVNSRTKYPLHGCAFAGAACVTAQIMDAYTILHGPKSCAHMMWGIIENSLLRMNRLYDFSTDFDITKRTGTTNMDDEDFIFGGEAKLRAEIGKAIDNGWKHIFIITACPPGIIGDDTSLVAEEMMKQHPGTTIEPIPVDGNIDGDFSQGYIRTFGIIARYIDRSGGGRKENSVNIIGEKSLATNEEYDFGSIKDLLDAIGISVNTRFITRTDIASIRNLDNACMNLPAHGDFTSAMISEIVAGNSSLPFLNMPFPTGFGETSAWLTKIAEFFGKTKKAEELIESEEKIYRKKISGLKVSTKGKKLLVSTYSRNIDWIIELACDLGMEIVRIGLMHSPEKEPLRTRYEDLPVRDDYDPEIRREEIGLLSPDLVLLDRPAPGQGEYVRYDTIPYSAGFGFQAGLFWAERWSRVMKLPPAEEWRYDGEDVC
- a CDS encoding nitrogenase component 1, translating into MLNFDCDGFYGTLFAIEGISDGRAVLNGPTGCRGHPAYFSDRVFSRNNPFKKINPEEFFFFGLPRIPLTYLDADDYIAGSGEKLEAILPKIADMDGSFIAIVNSPGASLIGDDLNRFLRDAGLQERCMAFESSSYSETVAAGFDAAIVSVLKWLKLNRLPGIKKRINLLGLSIYHKHWEGTRDELVKICMLMGLDVISSPGAGSSVAEMKESASASFNVIVFPEYSERTAGWYEDELGIPSIRSPHGAPVGFSATEEWINTIADATGADPEPALDYIKEMRRIAFHKLGRFYNERGFPKGMTFSVEADASIALPLVRWLYEYLNMFPVSVSIKPESDAGYGRTLCDFLESNSIGESLRVRPDDVPSDVFVGEGLKGSILRNNGLCLANIDIANRSGDYIDVVPKTHLGGAGALYLLEQILNAANRIRYKNFLNKK